The sequence GTGAAAAGTGAGCATCGCACCAACTAACAACACAGCTCGTTTCATCTCAATAAAATTACTCAAGAGAATCAGTAAAACCAGTTTTGTTGACAGAGACATGCAGTGCGTTACTGTACTAAACTAAATGAAGTTACATAATGAATGATAAAAAGCTGGCACGACAATTCCCATAACATTCATTCTGTGATCAGGTGTCCTGTTGACCTTCACAGAGGTCACGACACACCTGAGGACTGTACTGGTTAGAGACGCCATCAGCTGTTACGAAGTGCCGCTTTGACTTGATGTCAGGTCATTTTAGTAAAATACAGAAGGGCTCGTCCTACCTGTGCTGCGCTGGTGGTCCTTCATATGAAGCCTAGACAGACAGCGATACGACTGAGAGCACTGTTACCTGAGAGCCCTGAATGTTGCTCTCATTTAGTGTCCGGTCCCTCTTGGGACCGGACGCTGGAATCACGTAACTATGGTAACCGGTATCAATGATCAAATAGAAAAACTAAAAACTCTTGCACCAAAGTCATGCAGTTGGATGGTTTGTTGGTAGGGGTGAATTGACAGGTCTGAGTAGGTCAGTTAGTTGATCTGggttttttgttcagaattaTGCTAAATATTCATGAAACTTGGTCAGATTTTATTCACATATTTCAATACAGGGATGGTGCAgtgatgcagtgggtagcgctgtcgtctGACAGTTGGTTCCGGGTATAAGTCCTTTCTGCATGGAATTTGTATGTCTCCCTgtatgtgggttctctccaggttctaccACTTCCTCTCACATCTAAAAACACGCACTTCAAGAAGATTGGTCGGTTCCAAGTTGTGCaaaggtgtgagtgtttgtgagtggttgttcatctTTTGTTTCTCTGCGATGCTTTTAGTGTACAGGAAGGGTTAGTATGTTGAGGAAAGATTAGTATGTTCAGGAAGGGTTAGTATGTTCAGGAAAGATTAGTATGTTCAGGAAGGGTTAGTATGTTCAAGAAGGGTTTGTATGTTCAGGAAGGATTTGTATGTTCAGGAAGGTTTAATATGTTCAGGAAAGATTAGTATGTTCAGGAAGGTTTAGTATGTTTAGGAAGGTTTAGTATGTTCAGGAAGGTTTAGTATGTTCAGGAAGGGTTTGTATGTTCAGGAAGGTTTAGTATGTTCAGGAAGGTTTAGTATGTTCGGGAAGGTTTAGTATGTTCAGGAAGGCTTAGTATGTTCAGGAAGGCTTAGTATGTTCAGGAAGGGTTAGTATGTTCAGGAAGGGTTAGTTTGTTCAGGAAGGGTCTGTGTGTTCCCTGGAGGGCTGGTTCCAGGGATGTTGTTGGTGGGACACCAGAACACCAAGCATGATGGAGTTTGAAATGCAAACTGTGACCTTTAGCACACAGTTCCTCACTGCTAGCCCTAATGCAGCAGAAATGACACTGACCCTCTAATAAAGACCACCTGGAGCTCAGAACTCAAACCCTTAAACTTTACCTGGATTCCTGGAATCACGTTTATCTGCTTTCTTTCTGAGGGACATCATTAGATGGATGTTAATGTGTGGGTTCAGCAGGAAGCTGAAACATACAACCCGTCACACAGCCAATCCAGTGAGAGTGACTAGGATGGTTGGTAGGACCACCCATCACACCTCCAGAGGATACAGGACACCACTGCACATGAACTAACTTTCATGATTGCAGCACACCTTggtgcttcctcttcctcagttttCATTTGTCTCCTTATGTCTGCCTGGggtttctctgggttctccagcttccgtCCACAGCCCAGAAAACATTCAACAGTGAAGTGGTGGCTAAAATGTGTGTAGGTTGGAATCACTTATCAATACTTCCCGTTCAGCCTCTCCAATTCACAATTAGAATTTCTTTAAATGTTCCAGACTAAAAAGTAAAATTGTGATGCTTATAAATATGTGAATTGTGTTCTAGCCAATCAGAGTTTGTCTTTTCCAAGCAACAGTCAAAccacattctcacacacaccctgtaaAGGTAGATTAACGCCACAGTTCTCACACTCGCTTAGCAAGAGACGGTCATGGACTACCAGGGTCAGGTAAGaaactacaacacacacacctccacttTATCTCCCGATAGAACCGGTTATCGTTTCACAACCTGAAAGTCAATTCTCCTGCAGAGTTAATCAATCTCCTTATTAATATGTAGCATAACATGTCACATGTTACCAGCAAAGTAAATCAGAAAGGAATGAGAGAACATGCTACTATCTCTCAAATATATGAATTACGCCACATTTTTACACCAATTTGTTATGGCATGaattttaattcttaaaactgaattaatttgattactgtatatcaatgTGGTCGTTCAGCCTCTGTGAGAACACTGGTAGATTTAAATGTGAGTGCATGCAGCTGTGATCCATTGTGCGGGTGTTGACCAGGTGCAGGTGTTGTTGCTCCGCCGTGAGCTGACAGTAATGCAGCTAAACCTGCTCTCGGGCCCTCAGGGAAGGGCCCGGCTGGAGACGGGGCTAAAAGACTGCTTTTATTTACTGCTTACTGCTATGTGTGTCACTGTGATTGCAGATTGACGAAATTGTGTCCACTGCCAAATGTGGAGACTTAATTGAATTCTCTTATCCCATTGGATACTCACACTGGGCCGTGTACGATGAAGATGGACATGTGTTCCACTTTGCTCCTGCAGGTGAGGATAATATCTAATGCGTTCCAGAGAGTGAGGGGGAGGGCTAAAAACAAAACGCAACTGACGTATGAGACAGAAAACCAATCCACCAGACTTGGACTTGAAGACGTTCTGACGTAGGGATGGGATGCTGAGCGATTTCAGGAGGGGTTGTGATGCAAAGTGGCTTCAATGGTGAATGTCCTCCTGTAGATACATCACGTGTAGTGATGGGGAGGAACTCTTTTCTTATCAGATGCTCTGTGGCTACCTCAGCCTATACCATGAATGCTTATTTATTGAAGGGATTCTGAATGAATTTAGGACCTGAAAGTTACTCCTGACTTGAATTAACCAAACAAATCAGTTGCCTACATGTGAGATCAAGCTAATCCAAAcagacacccacccacacacacacacacacacctatgtgtgtttttaatgtgtgtctaattcactttatttttacatttaaatttattttcccaAAAGATTCTCTGAAACtcaatcaataaaattaatgtcATGCAGCCCAGACAGATCAGTGAGCCACACTGTGAGAGAACCTGTTCACACACGTCTGGTATAAGTCCTATTATCCAACATGTGtgtgggtacacacacacacacacacacacacacacacacacacacacacacacacacacacacacacacacacacacacacacacaacacacacacctatatgtgtttttaatgcacTGGATCAGGTGTAATGCAGAACATTTGGGACTCAGTTGCTGTGACTCCGTCGTGCTGCAGGACAGTGAGATGGTTGCTGGGATGGCGTTGGGTTGGTGCTGGGGTGGTGTTGGGGTGGAGTTGGGGTGGCATTGGGATGACATTGGGGTGGTGTTGGGGTGACGTTGGGGTGGCGTTGGGGTGGTGTTGGGGTGGAGTTGGGGTGGCATTGGGATGACATTGGGGTGGTGTTGGGGTGACGTTGGGGTGAAGTTGGGGTGGCGTTGGGGTGAAGTTGGGATGAAGTTGGGGTGGCGTTGGGGTGAAGTTGGGGtggtgttggggtgaagttggGGTGGTGTTGGGATGGCGTTGGGGTGGTGTTGGGATGGCGTTGGGGTGGCGTTGGAATGAAGTTGGGGTGGCGTTGGGGTGAAGTTGGGGATGCATTGGGGTGAAGTTGGGGTGGTGTTGGGATGGCGTTGGGGTGACGTTGGGGTGGCGTTGGGGTGAAGTTGGGATGAAGTTGGGGTGGCGTTGGGGTGAAGTTGGGGtggtgttggggtgaagttggGGTGGTGTTGGGATGGCGTTGGGGTGGTGTTGGGATGGCGTTGGGGTGGCGTTGGAATGAAGTTGGGGTGGCGTTGGGGTGAAGTTGGGGATGCATTGGGGTGAAGTTGGGGTGGTGTTGGGATGGCGTTGGGGTGACGTTGGGATGAAGTTGGGGTGAAGTTGGGGTGGCGTTTGGGTGGTGTTGGGATGGTTTTGGGGTGGTTTTGAGGTGGTGTTGGGGTAGCTTTGGGGTGAAGTTGGGGTGGTGTTGGGATCTCCTAACTGAAATAGTGTTCATGTTCCTCAGACGCTGAAACTTGACAGTTGAAACTTAAGAGTTGTGCTTGTTTAAAGACACGATTTCCTGTTCTTAGATGAAGGGACACTCATGGCCAACATACGTTACTACCTGCAAACATGGTTCCCTGTTTGTGGGGACCTTCTCCTCGGACAAACCAAGATCCGCCGCGTTCCCATTGGTGAAGTGACCATTCCCGACGGGGCCCACGTCATGATCAGTAACACCCGCCACGCCTTCAAGCCTTCAGCTCCTGAGGACATCATGCGGCGGCGTGACGCCCTTCTTGATCAGGAGTTCTCGTACCATCTTTTAACTCTCAACTGTGAGCACTTTGCAACTTTTGTGCGCTATGGAAAAGCCACATGCAATCAGGTATAATCCTTTAACATATtaaacctttttatttatttattttaaaaaaatattcctaCTACTTATTTTTGGAGTTAGGGTGAATTATCTATCATTCTACTTATTTTTGCAAGATctaataaatgtgtttctatCTAAACATATTTATGCTATTTCCTTTAGCAGCTTGCTGATTACATCCATTGATGAtcataaattaaatgatttctttcctctcttGTCTGATAGATTCCTACGAGGAAAAAGAATTTGGAATGTGAGGAGGCGACCACAACCTTCAATAAAATCGTTGAGGGCAAAGAAGCTGATTGACACCTTTTTCATTTTGCCTGCTGACTACTACATTAACGTTGACATTAACTCAACATTAATGTGGTAGTTAACATGCTGATTAACAGGTCAGCAACCAGCAGTATGAGAAAGAAGAACACATAG is a genomic window of Antennarius striatus isolate MH-2024 chromosome 2, ASM4005453v1, whole genome shotgun sequence containing:
- the LOC137587582 gene encoding phospholipase A and acyltransferase 4-like, whose amino-acid sequence is MDYQGQIDEIVSTAKCGDLIEFSYPIGYSHWAVYDEDGHVFHFAPADEGTLMANIRYYLQTWFPVCGDLLLGQTKIRRVPIGEVTIPDGAHVMISNTRHAFKPSAPEDIMRRRDALLDQEFSYHLLTLNCEHFATFVRYGKATCNQIPTRKKNLECEEATTTFNKIVEGKEAD